Proteins encoded by one window of Bacillaceae bacterium S4-13-56:
- a CDS encoding type II toxin-antitoxin system death-on-curing family toxin: MDEVIYLTTNQVIAINTVQIRLYSPDEPLGVKDPNLLDSAINRPKQSVLGSDAYPSIYEKAAALFESIAKNHAFHNANKRTALASLIVFLKINHYQWKMGIEEEQDFTVDVVNHKYKFEEIVSTIKSHTEKL, translated from the coding sequence ATGGATGAAGTCATCTATCTTACAACAAACCAAGTCATTGCTATTAATACAGTACAAATTCGTCTATATTCCCCAGATGAACCTTTAGGAGTAAAAGATCCAAACCTACTTGATTCAGCTATTAACCGACCAAAACAGTCAGTCTTAGGTAGTGATGCGTACCCATCTATTTACGAAAAGGCAGCCGCACTTTTTGAGTCAATTGCTAAGAACCATGCCTTTCATAATGCGAATAAGCGAACAGCCCTTGCTTCATTAATTGTCTTTTTGAAAATAAACCATTATCAATGGAAAATGGGAATTGAAGAGGAACAAGACTTTACTGTTGATGTCGTAAATCATAAATACAAGTTTGAAGAAATTGTTTCAACAATAAAAAGTCATACAGAAAAACTGTAA
- a CDS encoding DUF3368 domain-containing protein, producing the protein MHKCSEQAIGKHELKNDVKKGYIEVYEVKDQEFVMKSYGRLHKGELEVIVGAKELNTSIVIIDEKSARNFAEALMLRPLGLIGILKLAKQKEKINEIKPFIELLVLKKFRMSKKMIKLVLKEVGEI; encoded by the coding sequence GTGCATAAATGCAGTGAACAAGCAATTGGAAAACATGAGTTAAAAAATGATGTGAAAAAAGGGTATATTGAGGTTTATGAGGTAAAAGACCAAGAATTTGTAATGAAATCATATGGACGTTTGCATAAAGGGGAATTAGAGGTAATCGTGGGAGCTAAAGAACTTAATACAAGTATTGTAATTATAGATGAAAAGTCAGCAAGGAATTTTGCTGAAGCATTGATGCTCAGACCCTTAGGGCTTATTGGTATTTTGAAATTGGCAAAACAAAAAGAAAAGATAAATGAAATTAAGCCATTCATTGAATTACTAGTATTGAAAAAGTTTCGAATGTCTAAAAAAATGATAAAACTAGTATTAAAGGAAGTTGGAGAAATCTAA
- a CDS encoding AbrB/MazE/SpoVT family DNA-binding domain-containing protein, with translation MEQFERKVTKIGNSFGITLPTELLKQVGLAQGDDVQVEVKDGKIVLRKKEQVTLPEGVDAKFMDILNNVINEHDKAFKGLVNR, from the coding sequence TTGGAACAATTCGAAAGAAAAGTGACTAAGATTGGAAATAGTTTTGGAATCACTCTTCCTACTGAATTACTTAAACAAGTTGGCTTAGCACAAGGAGATGATGTCCAAGTTGAAGTGAAGGATGGGAAAATTGTTTTGAGAAAAAAAGAACAGGTAACACTTCCTGAAGGTGTCGATGCAAAATTCATGGATATTTTAAATAATGTCATTAATGAGCATGACAAAGCGTTTAAAGGGTTAGTGAACAGATAA